Within Flavobacterium pisciphilum, the genomic segment AATCACTTTTTATCATTGGACTCCTTAATGGGTTTTTACCTTGCGGGATGGTATATGTAGCCTTATTTGGTGCAATTGCTATGCAAAGTGCCGAATTAGGTGTTTTATATATGGTTTTGTTTGGTTTAGGAACAGTTCCTTTAATGACCAGTGTAGTATATTTTAATTCGTTTTTGACACAATCAACTCGCAATAAATTTCAAAAGGCAATTCCTTATGTTGCTGTTATTATTGGAGTTTTGTTTATTTTGAGAGGATTAGGTCTAGGTATTCCGTATTTATCTCCATCAAATATGAGTTTATTTGTTCAAGAGACTCCTAATTGTCATTAGTTAATTAAGGATTTCGTTAAATAGTCATTGAAAATAAACTTGTTTCAGGGGCTTTTCTTTTTAGATGTAAATCAAAAGCCATACAAATGTTGCGTACAAAAGGTTTTCCTGCTTCAGTAACATTTATTTTTTGGTTCTCGATAGTAAGTAACCCGTCATTCTCCATTTCTTTTAATTGAAGTAGAATTTCAGGAATCTCTTTAAAATAGGTGCTTTCTTCGCTCCATGTCGTTTCAAAATTGCACATTAAGTTTAGTATGTGCTTTCTAATAATAAGGTCCTCTTCAGTCAATATATGTCCTTTTACAACAGGAAGTTTATCCCATTCTAGTAATTGATAGTAATCTTCTATGGTTTTTACATTTTGAGCAAAACTATACCAGCTATCACTAATTGAAGAAACACCCAGTCCAATCATTAATTGAGTTTTGGAAGCACTATATCCCATGAAATTACGATGTAATTTGCCTTCTTTAAAAGCAGTATATAAATGGTCAGATTTTAGAGCAAAATGATCCATACCAATTTCATGAAATTCATTTTTATACAATAATTGTTTTCCAATTTCGTATAATTTTCGTTTTTCGGCATCTTTAGGGACGTTTTCATCGCTAAAACCTCTTTGTCCATTCCCTTTAATCCAAGGCACATGTGCGTAGCTGTAAAAAGCCAAACGATCAGGTTGTAGTGAATTTGTTTTCTCTATCGTGTCGATGATATCTTCGACTTCTTGGAAAGGCAAGCCAAAAATTAAATCATGACTTATAGATGTATAGCCAATTTCTTTAGCCCAAAATGTTACTTTGGCTACATTGTGAAAAGATTGCTCACGATGAATTGCTTTTTGTACTTTTTTAGAATAATCCTGAACACCATAACTGACTCTTCTGAAGCCTAAGTTATAAAGTTTTTGTAAGTGTTCGTAGGTTGTATTATTAGGATGGCCTTCAAAGCTAAACTCGTGCTCTTTGGCTATATCCGCATAAGAAAAGATACCATTAATTAAATCTTCGAGATTTTTAGGGGAGAAGAAAGTAGGTGTTCCGCCCCCCAAGTGAATCTCTTTAATTATGGGCTTTTCGTTAAGTAATTTACAGTATAGGCTCCATTCTTTAATTACTGCTTCTATGTATGGATTTTC encodes:
- the hemN gene encoding oxygen-independent coproporphyrinogen III oxidase, which encodes MKNLLIQKYNVPGPRYTSYPTVPYWNENDFTYQLWIDSLQKSFAESNQKDGISLYIHLPFCESMCTFCGCNKRITKNHDVENPYIEAVIKEWSLYCKLLNEKPIIKEIHLGGGTPTFFSPKNLEDLINGIFSYADIAKEHEFSFEGHPNNTTYEHLQKLYNLGFRRVSYGVQDYSKKVQKAIHREQSFHNVAKVTFWAKEIGYTSISHDLIFGLPFQEVEDIIDTIEKTNSLQPDRLAFYSYAHVPWIKGNGQRGFSDENVPKDAEKRKLYEIGKQLLYKNEFHEIGMDHFALKSDHLYTAFKEGKLHRNFMGYSASKTQLMIGLGVSSISDSWYSFAQNVKTIEDYYQLLEWDKLPVVKGHILTEEDLIIRKHILNLMCNFETTWSEESTYFKEIPEILLQLKEMENDGLLTIENQKINVTEAGKPFVRNICMAFDLHLKRKAPETSLFSMTI